CGTAATGATCTCCAGCGGGTGGTAGCTTACCTTATTGTCTGCATTTGTTCCAATCGCTTGGACAACGCGGCCCTCCCGGTCAATGACATGCAAATAACCGCCTAGACCAGCTAATTCGTGTCCGAGCCCCGCTTCATCCTCCGGCCTCACCCTGCCGCCGTCCTGATAACGGGCATACCATTCCCGAAGATGGTCCGAACCCTCATCGATACGTCCGATCAGATACAGCAGCGGTTCTTCATAGGTCAGATCCATCTGCCAATACATCGTATACTCGCCGAGACGACGCTCCTCCTTGATCTCGAGCAAGGTGCTTACCGAGTACTCCGATGGAACATCCGGAGCCGTATTGGTGGAATGAATCACGTTTCCCTCCATATCCACCACTTGCAGCCACATATCCTTCTCTTGAAGCAGGAGCTTCCACTGTTCCTGCAGCAGCACCTCGCCATTCTCCGTCACCGTCTCGGTCACGATGCTGTTCAGGACGCCTGTCGAAAAGTTGCGTTTGATCTCATCGTCGCTGATATGTTTGATCAGGAAGAATAAGAGCACAATCAGGAAGCAAAACATAAACGCCGAGAACGCAATCAATTGGTACGTAAAATGAAAGGCCAGCCGTCTGCGCAGTCTCATCGGACTTTCTCCTTAACCAGCTTGTAGCCGAGCCCCCGGACCGTCAGTAGATATTGCGGGTTGCTCGGATCCTCCTCGATGCGCTCGCGGATACGGCGGATATGCACCATGACGGTGTTGTCCTCGCCCATGCCGTCGATGCCCCATACGGCTTCGTACAGCTGCGACTTGGAGAATACCACCCCCGGGTGCTTGCAAAAATAAAGCAGCAGCTGAAAGACCTGGGCCGGACAAGACACAGGCTCTCCCAGCACCGTAAGCTCCCCGGCGGATTCATCAACCTTAAACCGGCCGAAATCCCATGCACGCTGGATCACCGGCTGCTCAGACGATACGGTCGTCCCGATGCCGCCACGGCGCAGACGCGCCTTGATTCTTGCGGCAATCTCCAGCGGATTAAAGGGCTTGGTGACATAATCGTCTCCGCCCATCGCAAAACCGGTCAACACATCCAGATCCGATGCTTTGGCCGTCAGAAACAGGATGTGCGGACTACCATAGGAACGGATCTGCGGACAGAGATCAAATCCCGTGCCGTCCGGCAGCATGACATCCAGCAGCACGATATCCGCTCCGTGTGCAGCAATTTCGTTAAGCGCCTCCTTACAGCTGGAAGCCGTGTATATGCGGTTAAAGCCTTCCTTGCGCAGCACCATCTGCAGCATTTTCACAATGGAAGGTTCGTCATCTACAATTAAAATTCGTGTTTGATCCATTTTATCTCACCCGACATTTATGCTAGCACAACAACCTTAACAGGAGTTAAACAAATGCTGAAAGAGTTAAGAAAAAGTTAGGATGCCGTTTCCGAGTTATTTCATTTCGAGCTTTATACTTGGTGTCAGAGGTGATTGATATGAATTCAAATAAACGTTCCACGGCCGTGGATGCGATTCGCGGCTTGAGCTTGCTCGGCATCCTGATGGCCAATATGCTTATTTTTCAATACGGCATGTTCGGCAAAGACGAGCTGCATCTCTTCCAGCCATCCACGCTGGATCTGATCAGCCATGACATGCTGAAAGTATTCGTAGAAGGCAGCTTCATGCCGATCTTTACGTTCCTGTTCGGTTACAGCATGATTAAAATGAGGGAAAGCCTGATTGGCAAAGGGCTCAAATATGGCCGCAGCTTCTTCCGCAGGTCCGTGCTGCTGATCATTCTCGGCTGGCTGCATTCCACATTCATCTGGGAAGGCGATATTCTGTTGTTTTACGGAGCGATCGGGCTTTTCCTGTTACTATTTGTGAAACGGAAGGCCAAAACGATCTTGATTTGGGGCATCCTCTTCCTGACGTTGTTTGCCATCTTCGGATATGGCTCCATGGAGCCTGCGACAGGTGAAACAGAGCGCATGGAGAATTATGTGAAGCAGTCCATTGAAATTTACGGCACCGGCACGTACGGCGAGATTTTGCATTTTCGGTCAACCGAAGAGATGCCCATCGACCTTCCGGACTGGTTGATGCTGCTGGTCATTCTGATTGCCCCACTGATGAGCGCGCCGATGTTCCTATTTGGTATGGTCGCAGCCAAGCGCGGGCGCTTCCTTCATCCTTCTAAGGAGATCAAGCTGTATCTAAGATGGTCTCTGCTCGTTCCGGTCGGGCTTGGACTAAAGACTGCAGGGGTTATGCTCGGGTCAACCCACGGCTTGAGCGGCATCTTTATGATGCTTGGCGGACCTCTGCTCGCGCTGGGGTATATCCATCTGTTCGCCTCCCTATACGCCTTCTCGTCTAAACAATCGGTTATCATCCGGGCGTTTGAAGCGGTTGGACGGATGTCGCTAACCAACTATCTGACGCAAAGCGTTGTGTGCGTACTGATATTCTACGGATTCGGGCTGGGCATGTTCGGCAAGCTCGGTGTGCTGCAAGGAGCGCTGCTGGCGATCCTGATCTATGCTGTACTGGCAACGGGCAGCCTGCTCTGGTTGAAACGATTCCACGGCGGCCCAATTGAACGGCTGCTGCGCATCGGCACCTACTGGTCGTGGAGCGGCAGGGCGAAACCCAAAGCCATGACGCCAGCTGCCGCCATCCCTACCGCAGAGTTTCCGGCAGAAGGTCCTCCAGCGACCTGAGTATTCCATGCTTTTTTCGGCATAAAGCACAGTTCCTCCCAAGATGAAATCAGAATGCTCGTTCATGTATAATGGACATACATGCAAGGGGGCTAGACATTACTGGAATGTATCCGGTCATCACCGAAGGGGGAATCAAGCATGCTGGTTGTTACAAACTCGATTAAGGTTAAACCGGGCTTCGGACAAGAAATTGCGCAGCGATTTGCTGAAGCGAAGGGCGTGCAGGACATTGAGGGCTTCGTGCGGATGGAAGTATGGCACGAAGCCAAAGAAGGCGCAGAGGCTGAGGAACTGAAGGTCTCTACGGTATGGGAAGACGAGGAGGCCTTCAAACGCTGGACTTCCAGCGAATCATTCCGGCAATCCCACGGTCAGGGCCGCAACGAGAATATTTTGGGCGCTTCCTTGAACAAATATGAGCTGTTGATCAGTCATAAGAAGTAATCAAACACCATAAATACCCCGCCCGGGCGTTTGCCTGTGGCAGGGTATTTTTTTGCCGTGATATGGCAGATACCTTCTCCATTTCGTTCGCGATCCCTATGAAACCAAAAAAGACATACCTCAGGGCCCCTGATCGTTTATCGTGTACCCCGGCAGCAATTCAGGGTTGTGGGAGCGCCCCAACTCGGCCATGTACGTGTTCAGGTCGCTCAACTCGGGACCCGCCAGTATATACGATTGTCCACACCTCAAACTCGTTCGCCAAGCGAACCTCCCGCTCACCATCCATATCCATTCCAAAGTCACCAAATATGATCACGACGAAATGGTTATATTAAGCACGATCAGGCAAGGCCATACATTCTGAGCAAAAGGAGCTTACGTCATATGGAAAGCACGCACGATTTTGTGGAAAAAATGAACGAGAATGCGGAGAAGGCCCGTCGCAACAAAGAGAATCACGGCAAAGGAACGCCAAGCGACAAGCTGCCGACCAAGCAGCACGGCACCAAGAAGTAGAATGACACATACCGCGATCCTCATAGGATCGCGGCTATTATATCAGGAACGCTTCGAACCGGTTATCCGCGCTTTCCTATTACATATGATTTACAGTCCATCGGATGCCTGCTTCAGCAGGGATCCAAGCGCATCATAATCGACCTGCTGCCCGGACGTGATTTTGATGGTTTTTCGTTCAGGCGGTCCTTCAAACAACGCTTCAGACCAATCCAGGCCGTCCGCATTGAAAATCGTAAAGCTCACGGCGCTCTTCGCGACGCTGATCACCGCCGCATATTTTCCATTCTTCAGAAAATGGGGCTTTTTATATTGAAGCCGTTCCGAAACGTCCGGGATCGTGCTGTGTACGAGCCCCCGAAGCCGCTCGCTGACCTCCACCTTCCAGGTATCACTGATCGCTGCAATGTAATCCGTTACTTCTTGATTCATCTTATTGGCTCCCTCTTTATCATGGTATAGTATTTTTCAACTCAGCCCTGATGAACCATCTGCCAGGTCATGCCGTAACGGTCCACCACTTCACCGTAGTAGGCTCCCCAAGGCTGCAGGGCAAACGGATATTTCTCGGTACCCCCATGGCTAAGATGGCGATAGGCGGCGCGGGCGTCTTCCTCGTTATCGAACGTGATAGCCAGACCCATGCTCGTGCTCTTGCCGGTTTCCTGAAAAGCATCGGTGAGGATGAGCTTATTGCAGCCAGCCAGCGTTAACGACATGTGCATAATCTTATCCTGATGAGCTTCCGGTATGCCCGGCATGTCCTTGAAGGTAGTCAGCAAACCGATCTCTCCACCCAACGCTTGCATGTAAAAATCCGCCTGAGCTCTTGCATCCTCCGAAATAATAAAAGGTACCATTTGTGCTTGCATGTTCATCTTCCTCTCGGTTCATTTTTTAGTTTTATATCTAAATGACGAACGAGATTTTATGTAATCGACACAGCTTCATATTTTTTTTGAAATTTTTTTAAAAATGTTTCTACAGCTTGTTTTAGGACTCCGCTGGCAGGCATTCTGCCGCACGGTCAAGCAGCAGGGCCCGTTCCCTCAGGTTATCCGTCAGCGATGCGGCCAGCTTGAACTCGGCGCAGGCTTCGTCCAGGCGTCCCAGCTTAAAGAGCAGGTCTCCCCTTACGCTCGGGAGGAGATGGTATCCCTTCAAGGCAGGCTCGCAGCGTAAAATGTCCACGATCTCAAGCCCGATCTCCGGACCGAAAGCCATGGAGAGGGCCACGGCCCGGTTCAATTCCACGATGGGAGAAGGAGAAACCTGTGCCAATGCCTCATACAGCGCGGAGATTCGAATCCAGTCTGTCTCTGCGGCACTGGGCGCTCCGGCATGACATGCGGAGATGGCTGCCTGGATAGCATAAGGCCCGGTCATTCCACCCAACCGCTCGATCCGATCCAGAGCGGCAAAACCGCGGCGAATCAATAAATAATCCCACAAGGCCCGATTCTGATCCATGAGCAGGACAGGCTCCCCCTCCGCGTTGACCCGGGACTTGAATCTAGAGGATTGAAATTCCATTAACGCAACCAAACCATGCACCTCGGCCTCCGTCGGGGCGATCTCTGCCAGCACCCGCCCAATCCGAAGCGCTTCCTGACACAGCAGCGGGCGAATCCACTGGCTGCCGGATGAAGCTGCATACCCCTCATTAAACATGAGATAGATGACCTCAAGAACCGATGACAATCGCGGTTTAAGCTCGGCTCCCTGAGGAATCTCGAATGCCACCCGGGTCGCCGACAGCGTCCGTTTGGCACGAACGATTCGCTGCGCGATCGTCGGTTCAGGCACAAGATAGGCGTGGGCAATCTCCGCCGTCGTTAATCCGCCAAGCAAGCGCAGCGTCAGAGCCACCCGCGCTTCAGGGGATAGAACCGGATGGCAGGTCATGAAGATCAGCCGCAGAAGATCGTCGTTCACTTCCCCCGCCTCCGGCACCTCAATATCCGAATCCATCCGGGAATCCATATCGCGTCCCAACAGCTCATACTTCTGATCGCGTACTTTATTCCGGCGCAACAGGTCCAGCGCTTTGCGCTTCGCGGCGGTCATAAGCCAGCCACCGGGATTATCCGGTATTCCGTCATTCGGCCAGCGTTCCAGCGCAGCGATAAGCGCATCCTGAGCAAGATCCTCGGCGATACCGACGTCACGAACCATGCGAGTCAGGTAGGCAATGATTTTGGAGGATTCGATTCTCCAGATGGCATCGATCGTGCGATGGGTATCTGCCGCTGACATTACGGATTCTGCCTTTGGATGTGTTCACGCATTTCGTATTGTTTAGCCTGCGCTTCCGGGTCCTGCGTTAAGTCAGTCGGTTCAAACACCTGACGGAGCTCGATCTGGCCCGCACCGAAGCCGTGTGGATCCGGCATGCGTTTAGCCCACTCGATCGCCTCTTCCCTCGTCTTCACTTCGATCAAAGTATACCCCGCGATCAGTTCCTTCGCTTCCGTAAAGGGACCATCGGTAATTTTCGGCTTGCCCCCGGGCTCCGGATAAGAAATCCGGATAGCGCCCGAACTTGGATGGAGCCCATCGGCGGCAAGCAGCACGCCCGCTCTGGCCAGCTCCATGTTGTACCTCATCATGGCATCCAACTGCTCTGCGCTTGGCAATACACCTGCCTCGGAATCCTCGGTTGCCCTTACAATCATCATAAATCTCATTCTTATTCCCTCCTGATTCTCGAGACTATCTTGAATTTTCGTTCTATGCTTAATCAACGAATAGAAAATGCTCTAATCGACAAAGACATCAACATTTTCCCAAAAAATAATAGGTTACAATCATTTCGTTACTGAATCGTTTATTCCTGTTTGAATGATTCGGCTCCATAAAAAAAAGACCCGCCAAGGCAAATGCTTGATGGGTCTTTGGAGTTGGACCTGATTCAAACC
Above is a window of Paenibacillus sp. FSL K6-1330 DNA encoding:
- a CDS encoding YciI family protein → MRFMMIVRATEDSEAGVLPSAEQLDAMMRYNMELARAGVLLAADGLHPSSGAIRISYPEPGGKPKITDGPFTEAKELIAGYTLIEVKTREEAIEWAKRMPDPHGFGAGQIELRQVFEPTDLTQDPEAQAKQYEMREHIQRQNP
- a CDS encoding antibiotic biosynthesis monooxygenase; this encodes MLVVTNSIKVKPGFGQEIAQRFAEAKGVQDIEGFVRMEVWHEAKEGAEAEELKVSTVWEDEEAFKRWTSSESFRQSHGQGRNENILGASLNKYELLISHKK
- a CDS encoding VOC family protein, translating into MQAQMVPFIISEDARAQADFYMQALGGEIGLLTTFKDMPGIPEAHQDKIMHMSLTLAGCNKLILTDAFQETGKSTSMGLAITFDNEEDARAAYRHLSHGGTEKYPFALQPWGAYYGEVVDRYGMTWQMVHQG
- a CDS encoding DUF4023 domain-containing protein codes for the protein MESTHDFVEKMNENAEKARRNKENHGKGTPSDKLPTKQHGTKK
- a CDS encoding DUF1801 domain-containing protein gives rise to the protein MNQEVTDYIAAISDTWKVEVSERLRGLVHSTIPDVSERLQYKKPHFLKNGKYAAVISVAKSAVSFTIFNADGLDWSEALFEGPPERKTIKITSGQQVDYDALGSLLKQASDGL
- a CDS encoding response regulator transcription factor translates to MDQTRILIVDDEPSIVKMLQMVLRKEGFNRIYTASSCKEALNEIAAHGADIVLLDVMLPDGTGFDLCPQIRSYGSPHILFLTAKASDLDVLTGFAMGGDDYVTKPFNPLEIAARIKARLRRGGIGTTVSSEQPVIQRAWDFGRFKVDESAGELTVLGEPVSCPAQVFQLLLYFCKHPGVVFSKSQLYEAVWGIDGMGEDNTVMVHIRRIRERIEEDPSNPQYLLTVRGLGYKLVKEKVR
- a CDS encoding DUF418 domain-containing protein, producing MNSNKRSTAVDAIRGLSLLGILMANMLIFQYGMFGKDELHLFQPSTLDLISHDMLKVFVEGSFMPIFTFLFGYSMIKMRESLIGKGLKYGRSFFRRSVLLIILGWLHSTFIWEGDILLFYGAIGLFLLLFVKRKAKTILIWGILFLTLFAIFGYGSMEPATGETERMENYVKQSIEIYGTGTYGEILHFRSTEEMPIDLPDWLMLLVILIAPLMSAPMFLFGMVAAKRGRFLHPSKEIKLYLRWSLLVPVGLGLKTAGVMLGSTHGLSGIFMMLGGPLLALGYIHLFASLYAFSSKQSVIIRAFEAVGRMSLTNYLTQSVVCVLIFYGFGLGMFGKLGVLQGALLAILIYAVLATGSLLWLKRFHGGPIERLLRIGTYWSWSGRAKPKAMTPAAAIPTAEFPAEGPPAT
- a CDS encoding RNA polymerase sigma factor — its product is MSAADTHRTIDAIWRIESSKIIAYLTRMVRDVGIAEDLAQDALIAALERWPNDGIPDNPGGWLMTAAKRKALDLLRRNKVRDQKYELLGRDMDSRMDSDIEVPEAGEVNDDLLRLIFMTCHPVLSPEARVALTLRLLGGLTTAEIAHAYLVPEPTIAQRIVRAKRTLSATRVAFEIPQGAELKPRLSSVLEVIYLMFNEGYAASSGSQWIRPLLCQEALRIGRVLAEIAPTEAEVHGLVALMEFQSSRFKSRVNAEGEPVLLMDQNRALWDYLLIRRGFAALDRIERLGGMTGPYAIQAAISACHAGAPSAAETDWIRISALYEALAQVSPSPIVELNRAVALSMAFGPEIGLEIVDILRCEPALKGYHLLPSVRGDLLFKLGRLDEACAEFKLAASLTDNLRERALLLDRAAECLPAES